Below is a genomic region from Leucobacter exalbidus.
CGCGATGGCGACCTTCGAGGCTTCAGAGCCATCGATGCCCACCGCGATACCGGCGCCGGGGGAGACCTCGTGCTTGGGAATCACCGCGACCGGGCAGTGCGCCGTCGCGGCGGCCTTCACCGCACGCGTGCCGAAGAACGAGCCGGCGAAGCGGCTGCCACTGTGCGCGCCCAAGATGAGCAGGTCGACGCGCTTTGAAGCGGCTTCGAGCTCGGCGATGGGGTGACCCACCACTGCGGTGCCTGTGATATTGCCGGTGAAGCCCAGTGTCTTTGCATATGCCGTCTCAGAGTCGAGCATCTGCTGCGAAGCCTGCTGCGCTTCAGACAGAAATGCGACGCTCTCAGACAGGAACGAATCGTCGGCAACATGGAGCAGCTCAACGTCAGCGTTGCGCTCTGCAGCGCGTGCGAGGCCCCAGGCCAACGCAACGCGACTGTGCTCCGATCCGTCGACTCCAATGAGATACTTCTCGGCCATGATCGGTCCCTTCTCGCGGGTGCAAACGCCTAATATGACGTCCTACATACAGACTATCGCGCGCGCCCAGAAAGGGCGCGCGCGATAGGTAAGAGATTGACCGAAAGCGGTGAATCGTTAGGCGTCGAGGGCCGGCAAGTGCGCCGGGTGGTTGCCCGCGAGCTTCTCGATCACGCGCACCACCTGGCAGCTGTAGCCGTACTCGTTGTCGTACCAGACGTAGACCACGGCGCTGTCACCGGTGACGATCGTTGCGAGGCCGTCAACGATGCCCGCGCGGTTTGACCCGACAAAGTCACTCGAGACAATCTCGGGCGATTCGACGAAGTCGATCTGGGTGCGCAGCGCGCCAGTCAGCGACACCTGCTCAAGGAACTCGTTGATGTCTTCGCGGGTGGTCTCGCGCTCGAGCTGCAGGTTGAGCACCGCCATCGAGACATCGGGGGTGGGAACGCGAATCGCGTTGCCGGTGAGCTTGCCCTCGAACTCGGGCAGCGCCTTCGACACGGCCTTCGCCGCTCCCGTCTCGGTGAGCACCATGTTGAGGGCTGCCGAGCGGCCACGACGGTCACCGTTGTGGAAGTTGTCGATCAGGTTCTGATCGTTCGTGTACGAGTGCACAGTCTCAACGTGGCCGCGCTTGACGCCGTAGCGATCGTTGAGCACCTTCAGTACGGGAGTGATCGCGTTCGTGGTGCACGATGCGGCGCTCAAGATGGTGTGCGAGTCGTCGATCTTGTCGCTGTTCACGCCGTACACCACGTTGAGCATGTCGCCCTTGCCGGGGGCGGTGAGCAGCACGCGGGCGATGCCCTCGTTCTTCAGGTGCTGACCGAGGCCCTCGGCGTCACGCCAGCGGCCCGTGTTATCAACCAGGATGGCGTCCTTGATGCCGTACTGGGTGTAATCGACGGCCGCGGGGTCGTTCGAGTAGATCACCTGAATGCGCACGCCGTTGGCGAGGATCGCGTTTTCGTCTTCGAGCACGCGAATGGTGCCGTTGAAGGGGCCGTGCACCGAGTCACGGCGCAGCAGGTTGGCGCGCTTCATGAGATCGTTCTCGCCGCCCTTGCGCACCACAATGGCGCGCAAGTTCAGGCCGTTGGC
It encodes:
- a CDS encoding glyceraldehyde-3-phosphate dehydrogenase; translation: MIQRADAHLEAWKAKQELAERMIPLIGQLYRDRDVVMSVHGRSLIGRSPIDIIRAHSFARKIDDVELPLEDTSAIVEALSKIQPGPVSIDLALLAAGFRAAGATDLDAYLRETLAPAINAGPSTGTDVVLYGFGRIGRLLARIIIDHAGSANGLNLRAIVVRKGGENDLMKRANLLRRDSVHGPFNGTIRVLEDENAILANGVRIQVIYSNDPAAVDYTQYGIKDAILVDNTGRWRDAEGLGQHLKNEGIARVLLTAPGKGDMLNVVYGVNSDKIDDSHTILSAASCTTNAITPVLKVLNDRYGVKRGHVETVHSYTNDQNLIDNFHNGDRRGRSAALNMVLTETGAAKAVSKALPEFEGKLTGNAIRVPTPDVSMAVLNLQLERETTREDINEFLEQVSLTGALRTQIDFVESPEIVSSDFVGSNRAGIVDGLATIVTGDSAVVYVWYDNEYGYSCQVVRVIEKLAGNHPAHLPALDA
- a CDS encoding universal stress protein, translating into MAEKYLIGVDGSEHSRVALAWGLARAAERNADVELLHVADDSFLSESVAFLSEAQQASQQMLDSETAYAKTLGFTGNITGTAVVGHPIAELEAASKRVDLLILGAHSGSRFAGSFFGTRAVKAAATAHCPVAVIPKHEVSPGAGIAVGIDGSEASKVAIAYAAEAASMRGVPLIAVYAWMAPLTPGLEYLWSEELVEAQRSAAEEAIAIGVAGLAERYPDLTIERRIVQSPPVAALVQVGEEVETLVVGSRGRGGISRLLLGSVSHGVLQALPCPVIVTRATA